The Juglans regia cultivar Chandler chromosome 2, Walnut 2.0, whole genome shotgun sequence genome includes a window with the following:
- the LOC108982588 gene encoding uncharacterized protein LOC108982588, which yields MADRMLETPAIGIEVSKVKSRPPEWRLDVIKYLDTGELPDEKWEVRKVKNKATYFTLIWGVIHSRFLYPLLRCVSLEEALYILADIHEGVCGNHFGERTILGKAMRMGYYWPRAFKDAEEFVRKCTKCQLFATILHCPLEKLT from the coding sequence ATGGCAGACAGAATGCTGGAAACCCCCGCCATTGGGATTGAAGTTTCAAAAGTGAAATCAAGACCACCAGAATGGAGACTAGATGTGATTAAGTACCTTGATACTGGAGAACTCCCCGATGAAAAATGGGAGGTGAGGAAGGTTAAGAACAAAGCGACATACTTTACTCTTATATGGGGTGTTATACATTCAAGGTTTCTCTACCCCCTCCTGAGGTGTGTGTCGTTGGAAGAAGCATTATACATATTGGCGGATATACATGAAGGAGTGTGCGGGAATCACTTCGGCGAGAGAACCATATTGGGAAAAGCCATGAGAATGGGTTATTATTGGCCCCGTGCCTTCAAAGACGCGGAAGAATTTGTCAGAAAGTGCACGAAGTGTCAGTTATTTGCAACCATATTGCATTGTCCGCTAGAAAAATTGACGTAG